The following proteins are co-located in the Echinicola sp. 20G genome:
- a CDS encoding porin family protein: MKRLIIILLVFVLPISLFAQESKTTNPIQGRPDIKGDLFLDLGFNILNNRPEDLSTKFFASKTANIYFQRPINLGEKSGWTLNPGIGLGLDKLAFKDNMTLINDPDKGTNSSQLVDIDDVYGEGISVDKNTMALNYVDIPVEIRYHFNKSDYNEGFRIALGGKVGMLYEAHTKIKLTDSDGVNRKIKDSQEFGLNKFRYGVYTRVGLSGFNLWAYYGLNDVFKSGQGPYETESTQFNFGMSVALF, encoded by the coding sequence ATGAAAAGACTAATAATTATTTTGCTCGTTTTTGTGCTCCCTATCAGTTTATTTGCACAAGAAAGTAAAACCACCAACCCTATACAAGGAAGGCCAGACATTAAAGGAGACCTATTTTTGGATCTAGGTTTTAATATACTTAATAATCGGCCTGAAGATTTAAGCACAAAGTTTTTCGCTTCAAAAACCGCAAACATTTATTTCCAAAGACCGATCAATTTGGGAGAAAAATCAGGATGGACACTTAATCCTGGAATTGGTCTTGGCCTTGATAAGCTGGCCTTCAAAGACAACATGACTTTGATCAATGACCCAGATAAAGGAACAAACTCAAGCCAGTTAGTGGATATTGATGACGTATATGGTGAGGGTATTTCTGTAGATAAAAACACCATGGCACTAAATTATGTAGATATTCCGGTCGAAATACGTTACCATTTTAATAAAAGCGACTACAATGAAGGGTTCCGTATTGCTTTAGGAGGTAAAGTAGGTATGCTGTACGAAGCGCATACTAAAATCAAATTGACTGATTCGGATGGTGTAAACAGAAAAATAAAAGACTCCCAAGAGTTCGGGCTTAATAAATTCAGGTATGGCGTGTATACTCGAGTAGGACTATCAGGCTTTAACCTTTGGGCTTATTACGGACTGAACGATGTCTTCAAATCAGGACAAGGCCCTTACGAAACAGAATCTACCCAATTTAATTTCGGGATGTCTGTAGCTCTATTCTAA